TTATTAGGTCTGAAATTGTTATTGAATTGAATAGTAGTTGGTTTCTCATGCAATGAAGATTACATTTGGATATTAAATCTTTAGTTAGGAAGATCTTAGGTCTGTTTTATTGTTGCTCGTAAGTCTTACGTCATGTATAGTTGCATCTATTTTTGGACAGAGCACATATCGCTGTGCTCTTGTTAAGTGATGTATTAGACTATTAGCTCTAAAATTGCATATATGATTAAAGATTACATTTTTATGCGCAGGTCTGTGTTTTGGGCTTTGTTTGGAGCAATATACCTTTGTTTCGGTATGCCCGAAGTTTATCGTGTACTTTTTGAAGTATTTGGAATGGACCCTGAAGATGAAGAATGTCAGCCTAAATTAAGAAGACAACTTGAAGATGTTGACTATGTTTCTGCAGAATTTGAAGGGAGAAAACTCAGTTGGCAAGACGTTGCTGCTTATAAGGCAAGCTCTAATAAACTTCATGATTATATAATAAATAGTATATTTACTCTCATGGCTAAGACAAACAAAGAATATTTTCTTTTGACAATTTGGGCGAAGATGCTAATTATATTTAGACTTACAAAGTGAAAATACCGTTAGATTTTAAGAAAAGTTTACTTTTTGATGTTGGTGTAATGGTGTTGCATTTGTGATCAAGTCGAAACCTTTATCAAACATGAGAACGTGACCTTTCTAAATCCATTGTTTAACCTCAAAAGTCAAAGAATGCTATCTTTTGGAAAGTAGGGGATCGTAAATTTTGTTCTAGTGTGTTCGAATTGAAGTTGCGAATTCATAATATTCTGTCAAGAGAAGATGTAATCTTTGACTTTTTGGCCTAATGGACTGATTTTCAACTTCAAATGGGCATATGATTCTGTAAAAATACAAACACTATCTGATTTATCTAACTTTATTACAAATGCTACAATTTGAAGTTTATGCTGGAACTTATAataaaacacaaatgtatatttTGTGTGAATGTATAAAAATTAATCAGTTTGACCTGAAAAGTCATTGTTTTTACCTTTGACTTGCTATTTAATTTTGAATGTTGACAGTCAAGTGAAATTCATGCACCCTCGACAACAAACAAAACGTCATAAAATTATGCATGATTTTGAATTGACCTAAGAAGTCAAAGCATATCTTTCTTTTTATGAGTTTGACTCAGAATTGTCAACTCGCATTTTCTCTATTTACATTTTGCAGCCTCCTGAAGACGCCCTTTTTGCTCACCCGAGGCTTTTCAGGGCTTGTGTTCCACCAGGGATGCATAGATTCAGAGGAAACATATGGGATTTTGACTCTAGACCTCAAGTTATGAATACATTAGGATATCCTTTAAAAATTAAAGATAGAATCCCAGAAATTACCAACGCCAGAAACATAGAACTTGGCCTCGGGTTACAGGTGAattattttttaatttctttgtttACATTAAACCTTGCATAATTTACACTCATCTCGAGATGCTTCCTTGCGACGCAGCTTGCCTTCTTGCATCCATCAAAGTATAAATTTGAGCATCCTCGGTTTTGCTTTGAGCGGCTAGAATATGTCGGCCAAAAGATCCAGGTAAGCTTTTTTGCACTTATAATCAGTTCTAAATTAGGTCTTAGTGGTCAAATAGTAAGTTTATAATGTCGGGATAAAGTAATTAATATTCAAAGTCAACTTTACAGGATCTTGTAATGGCGGAGAGGCTGCTTATAAAGCATATAGATGCACCAGGAACATGGTTACAAGAAAAACACAGAAGAATTCTTATGAACAAATTTTGTGGCAAATATCTAAGGGAAAAGTATCTTCACCGGTTCATTATTTATAGCGAGGAAGTACAAGATTCATATGAGCACAACCGAAGGCTCAGGAACCCGGCAACCACCTCGGTCCAACAAGCCATTCATGGGCTTTCCTATACTGTCTACGGCAAGCCCGATGTTAGACGGCTCATGTTTGAGGTTTTTGACTTTGAACAAACTCAGCCTAAAGCCGTGTGAGCCGTTGTTGTCTGACCATGGTTCAGTTTTGGGCTAGGGGCTAGTTTTGGGTTGTTGCATGTAGATTAATGTACCATTTGTTTATCTTTGATTGACAAAATAGTTATATGGGTTTGTTTGTATAACTAGGGGAAAAGCCTGTTGGTTGGTGTCACTACAGGGGTAAAATTTAAATACTTTATGGATGACACTTGAGGAATCAAAATCGATACAAGAATATGTTGGCTTGGGTAAAAGTTTAGTGCTTTATATTGCTCATGTTATGTTGAGATGACATTGGGTTGTAATATTAATCACACAAAGAATTAGTATTCATCAATTCAGCCGGCTTGAAATTTATATGGTTTGGTTTTGTCAGTGAAACACTGGAGTCTGACTGTTTAAACCGAACTGATTGTTTAATCTTTGTTATACTTGATTAATATTCAACTAACCTTTTTGGTTTACATGATGATACTCTAAAAATTAACACATTTAACATCTTAATTGATACTATAAAAATTAACACATTTAACATCTTAATCGATAATAGAGGCATTGTGTTATTATAATTTAACTTACCAAGTAAATTACGTCATCGTTATtgtaaataataaaagtattgtaATTAGACCAAAGTCAAATGCGTTAGACCAAATTTAAGTGGGCCTAATCTTCGTAAGCCCAAGTTAAGATTTACCATCAGGTTAAGCCCGCAAGCCTCGTGTTTGAATAGAAGACTCTTCCACAATTATAAGGGGGAGGTGGTTCTCTTTCTATCTAAACCATCTCTTTACACTATTACATATGACTTGAGCATCATGTTATACATATGAGTATATGACACATGACTTAAAGGATATACATGTCCATGGGAGGTAGATTTGAACACTAATACATATGACTTGAGCTCATAAACTCAACGGTGTATGTTTAAGACGCAACAACTATATCATCTAAAAAACATAACACTATAACTACTAACAAAATAATACATATTACTTTTTATGAAACCGAAACAACTATAAGTGTACTCGGACTCCTTCACGTGCCACCTGATCATCCATCTCCACTTTCAAAACTACGTGAATGCATACAGGGTGGAAGCCGATGAAGCGATCATCCATCTTTCGACGTACCCTCACACTTCAAACCGATTTGCCAAACCGAGGGTGCGGCCGAGAACCCATTGAAACCGAATGGCCCAAACCGAGGGTGCCCAAAATATCCTAAGATAAAGTATCTAAAAGTTTAGCACTTGAAAGTAGA
Above is a window of Helianthus annuus cultivar XRQ/B chromosome 14, HanXRQr2.0-SUNRISE, whole genome shotgun sequence DNA encoding:
- the LOC110909042 gene encoding ribonuclease III domain-containing protein RNC1, chloroplastic produces the protein MDLSSPLKPSNSTIFHHRTHDLSFSSSLSPFPVKTHFQNLTFRKPFSPNLTIFATLEKQEQELPKNSPQRLLKELSQRKKYISPNKRVPPKRFILKPPLDDAKLAQRFLNSPQLSLKQFPLLSSCLPSMKFNNADKTWIDEYLLEAKQALGYPLEPSENYGDDNPAKQFDTLLYLAFGHPHCERTNARHVRSGHSRLGFLGQYVLELALAEFFLQRYPRESPGPMRERVYALIGKKFLPKWVKAASLHNLIFQYDDMDKLVRKEREPPVKSVFWALFGAIYLCFGMPEVYRVLFEVFGMDPEDEECQPKLRRQLEDVDYVSAEFEGRKLSWQDVAAYKPPEDALFAHPRLFRACVPPGMHRFRGNIWDFDSRPQVMNTLGYPLKIKDRIPEITNARNIELGLGLQLAFLHPSKYKFEHPRFCFERLEYVGQKIQDLVMAERLLIKHIDAPGTWLQEKHRRILMNKFCGKYLREKYLHRFIIYSEEVQDSYEHNRRLRNPATTSVQQAIHGLSYTVYGKPDVRRLMFEVFDFEQTQPKAV